One Heyndrickxia oleronia genomic window, GTGATGGGGAAATTCAGAAACTCTGTTTCCAAATGAAAATCAATTCGGGCACCTAGTTCGGATTGCTTTATGCGTTCTATTGCTTGCCCAAGGGTAAATGGCATTCCATAATTAGGTGAAGCGATGTCAATGGCAACAACTTTTCCTTCCGCCCCTACCATATCAGCTAACACTACTGTCGTATCCCCTTGGCCACAGCCGATTTCTAAAACATGCATCCCTTTTCTAATCTTGAATGTCTCCACCAAATTAAAACGATGCTCCAATTGGATTTGTTGGATCTTATCCTCTTTATATAATTGATACTTTTCAACAAACGTTTCAACTCTATTTTTCATCTATATATTCTCCTTTGCTGGTAAATATTAGGATTTAGCTTGAGCATTCAATCACAGTAGATATTTACTCAATCCACTTAAAACATAATTAAAAAAATGGTTGTACATGTGATCAATAGCTTTAAGCTTGCCAGCACTTCATTGTTCATTTCATTTTGAATGTATTTCGAAAAGACACCTATAGAATAATATTATTAAATCACATGAATTTTGAATTGTCATGAAATTTCGCTGGCATTGATACTTCATAAAAGACTACGTTTAGTAAAACAATAGCAATCAATATCGTACTAGCACAGGCTTTAAATACTAAGGCGAATAAGGAGATTATTTTAAAACGGGGGGAAAATAGTTCAACACTTGTAACCATAGGGATAATAAAGGAAAATTGATCAAAGATAGATTGAATGAATGGATTACACCCCTCAAATCTAAAAGTTTGAATTTTTATTGGTCTAATTCATTTTATTAATCAGGGTATTCCCATAAAGTGAGGAATTTTTTAAAAAATAACAACATTTCGACTGAAAACTCTTGAAAATTGTTTGCAAAACCAATAAAATGTAATTGAATATATAGGATACGGAGGTGGGTAATGATGTTAAATCAAGCTGTTTTAGTGTGCGGTTATTGGACTGAATTTTTATATTTTAACCGTGCAAAATTTGCTGTGAAAGCTGTTAACGGGATACGTATGCCCTTTTTTAACAACTTAATAGCAAATCTAAAACGGTGAAAACATCTCAAAACCCACAATATATACGAATGGTTGAAGAGGAGCTTTTCATGCTCTTCTTTTTTTATGCCATTCGTTATAAAAGTCTCTTTTTTAATGCTTTGTTCCTTTAATCTAAATGAGAAAAGCAACAATTCATGCAATAAAGAGATTCGAATAAAAGCTATGGGATCACGGTGTATTTCCCATAGCTTTTTTGTGTTCATTAAACGAAGGAGGAAATTAGACATGATAGCATGCAGTGTAAATCAAGTGAAAAAGATGTATGGAGGCAGCTATATATTTGAAGATATTACCTTTGAAATTCAGGATAAAGACAGGGTCGGTTTAGTTGGACGGAATGGAAGTGGTAAAACTACGCTATTGAAATTATTATCTGGTAAGGAGACGCCTGATTCCGGTCAAATTCATTGGAAAAAGGGAGTGCAAATTGGTTATCTTGCACAAATTCCAGACTTTCAAAGCCAATCAACAACTAAGGATGTATTGAGGACTGCGTTTGTAGATCTTTTGCAAGTAGAGGAAAAGATGAAGAAACTTGAGATGGAAATGAGTAGTGAACCAAATGGTGAGAGATTGGAAAAATTAATAAAGGATTATGGGGATTTACAAGATAACTTTACGTTAAATGGGGGGTATGAAATTGATGCAAATATTGAAAAAATCGTTAATGGTTTGAATATCAATGATTTAATCAATGAACAAATTTCAACTCTAAGCGGTGGTGAAAAAACGAAGGTTTGCCTAGCTTTGACTCTTCTTAAAAATCCAGATTTATTATTGCTTGACGAACCGACCAATCATTTAGATTTGATGGCAGTAGAGTGGCTTGGCAGCTTTTTAAGAGATTATAGTGGAACTGTTGTTATCGTATCCCATGATCGTTATTTTCTTGATGAAGCCGTAAATAAGATTCTAGATTTAGAGGATGGGGAAATCTCTTGCTATCATACAAACTTTTCTGGTTTTGTAAAGGAAAAGGAAGAAAAACTGCTAAGGGAGTTCCGTGCTTATGAAGAACAGCAAAAGAAAATCAAGAAAATGAAGGAAGCCATTAAACGACTACGGGATTGGGCGAACAGAGCTAATCCACCAAATGAAGGACTCCATAAGCGGGCGAGAAATATGGAAAGGGCTCTCGAAAGAATGGAAAAATTGAGTCGACCAGTGTTAAATCACAAGAAAATGAATCTTGAAATGGAGTCTTCTGATCGTAGTGGGAATGATGTGATCATCCTTAAGGAGGTCTCGAAACAGTTTGCAGATCAATTGCTTTTCAAGAACGTCACTATGGATGTGAAATTTCAGGAACGTGTAGCAATTGTCGGAGAAAATGGTACAGGGAAATCGACTTTACTTAAACTAATTCTTCGACAAATTGATGCTGATGAAGGGGAAGTTAGGATCGGAAGTAATGTAAAAATTGGTTATCTGTCTCAACACTTATTTTCCAACAATGACGATGAAACCATTATTGAAGCATTTCGTAATGAAGTAAGAGTAACGGAGGGGGAAGCGAGGCATATCTTAGCGAGGTTTCTATTCTATGGACATATGGTGTTTCGGAAAGTATCCCAGCTTAGTGGGGGAGAAAGAATGAGGCTTCGTTTAGCACAGCTTATGTATCAAGATATTAATTTACTCATCTTAGATGAGCCAACCAACCATTTAGATATTGAATCGAGAGAAGTATTAGAAGATGCGCTTGAAGATTATAATGGAACAATTTTAGCTGTTTCTCATGATCGTTATTTCCTGAATAAGCTATTTAAGAAGATTTATTGGATTGAATCAAGAGAAGTTCATTGCTTTGAAGGGGATTATAATTGGGCTAGAGAAAAGATGATGTTGAGGAAAAGTAAGATACAACAACCAGTAATAGTAGAAAACAAGAAGGAAGCATCTCTTCTTCGGAAACCACCAAAACAAACTAACTTAAAAGATGAAAACTTGGAAATGGAATTAGAAGAGTTGGAAAGGAAAATTTCAGAGTTGGAAGCAAGGTTAGGAGAAACACAGGAATTGGAATATTTACAAACCTTATTTATAGAAAAGGAAAAACTTGAAAAGCAATGGGAAGAACTATATGAACAACTGATGAATAAAGGGGAAAATTAAAAAATGGCATAAAGCTCTATCCATGAATGGATGGAGCTTTATACATGGGTAAAGGAAGGAATCCATTGCCCTGGTTGAAGCATAATCATTCGAAATCTTGTGTGGTGGTGGGACAGTGGACCTGACCCCCTGTCCCTACAGCTGGAAGAATATGTTCCTTGATCAGGTTCCATCTATCACGGGCGTTGATGATGAATTCGGATGCGATGGCTATGACTAGGTCTTTTTCTGGTATACAGCATATGATATTGCCCCCATCGCCTTGTGCTGCGTATGCATACATTCCATTTTCGTCGTGTAGCCACCATAAATATCCGTATTTATGAGGATTCATTGCAGTCGATTCTTTGATCCATTTCTCAGAAATAATCTGTGTGTTGTCCCAAATACCTTGGCTCAAATAGAGGTAACCTACGCGTGCCATATCACGTGGATTTAGTGTAAGTCCCCATCCTCCTGTGGAGTTATTAGTTGGGTCTTTTACCCACCCTTTTACATTCTTTCCGAATAAGTCTTCGAACCCAAATGCTTGCATTTCATAATCAGGGATTTCCTTCATACCGAGGGGACTAAATAAGTGTTCATTAGCAAATTCGCGGGCATTTTTCCCTGTACTACGAGTAATGATGGCTGAAAGCAGGTGTGCCCCTGCAGTGGAATACTTAAACGGCCCAATCCTCCCCTTTTGACCAAGAATATCCAAAGTATACTTTACCCAGTCGGGTTGCATACACATTTTGTCAAGCGGCTCCTGCCAATCATCAAATGAATAAGGAGCAGTCATCGTAAGAAGATGGCGAATAGTAATTTCTCGTTTGGTCGTATCAAAAGGACCTGAATCATACTCGGGGAAGAAATCTAACACTTTTTGATCTACATTCTTAATAAACCCATTGTCTATGGCAATACCAATAAGGGCTGAAATGATGCTCTTTGTTACAGATGCCACATGATGTGCATCATGTTGATCATAGCCATTAAAATATTTTTCATAAGCAATAAATCCTTTTTTTACAATCACAATACCATTTATATTGCCGTACTCGGTTTTTATTATTGATGTAAGCTCAGAAAGCTTTTTTGTGTTTATTTTCAATTCTTCTGGGTCTACTGTTTGCCATTCTGTAGTTGGCCAATAGGTTCTTTGCATAATCGCTCCCCCTTTTTGGTTTAAGGAAATTAACACTATTTTTTCTTCACTGGAAAATACACTTCAGTTATCATCCCTTCAGGAACATCGGTCTGATTGGGATCAGTCATATACACTTCATAAGGTGACTTCACAAGTTCATACTTTTCATCCTCTATCCATTCTCTTAACCTCGCATATACAGCTGTTAATTCCGAATAGGGCCCCTTTAAAACAGATTTCGCACAAAGACCACCAGGCATTTCTCGGGTTCCCATTACAGGCTCTGCTATTGGAATAGCAAACTCTGTATCGTTACCGGCAGGATTATATTCGGGGCTATGGTAAAAGGTTATAGGCATTCCAAGTAATGTGAGGTTTTCTGTAGCAATCCTTTCGTATAGTCTGCTAAAATGTGCTCCATAACCTTGAGCATAGTCATCACTAGTCATCATTTGTCGTATATAAAGGATATTCATTGGCTGTGTTTCAACTAGTTGAACTTCAATATCGTCAACAATTGACATGATTGATCGGCCATTTTCTATATTCAAGACATCTTTATTTATTTGTTTTAGAGTATCCTCCAAAGTGCCTATCTTTACCTGTATTTCCTTTCTCTTATGATTCAGTGCAGAGCAAAGCTTTTCTTCCAATTGATCCTCTTCCAACTCGACGATGGTTTTGATTTCTTCTAGAGAAAATTGATATGATTTCATGCGGTTAATAAAGAGCATCTTTTTTAGTTGATTGATGGAATAAAATCTATAACCATTTTCAGGATTAATCTCGTCAGGTTTAATTAAGCCAATTTCATCATAATATCGAAGTGTTTTTGTAGATACTCCACAGATTTTTGAGAATTCTCCAATTGATAGCAAGAGGTCACCTCCATTTGTGAGTGTATAAAGCTTATTTCAAATAATCTTTGTTCAATTCCTTTATACACATTCCCCTAAGGGTAAAGTCAATGGCAAAAATAATATTGATTTTATAAAACAACTAAGATTGTTCATAGGAGAAATAAGGGGAGCTTGGAACGATTGATTCTAACTTAAATATATAACTAAATAATCGATTAAAGGAATAGGAAAAAGTATGGCTACTTTAATTGCAAGGAAACTACTATCTATTATGAAGTTCATTAGTAGTTGAATATTTGAGGTTTATTCTTGTTTGCTCATAATTAATAACCATTGCAAAGTACCAATTGTAAAATAAAGGAATTCCCTATTAGCATAAAGAGTTGAATACATTTGATTGGTTGTGAATGATTTTGAATTATTTTGATTGATTTTTAATGATTGAAGTTGTAGAATAAACTTACCAATTGTAATGAAAGCGTTTTAGGAGGGTATTGCTTTGTTAGAACCAGAACGCCATCAAATAATTTTAGAGGCATTAAAGATAAAAAATTCGGTGACACTTCAAGAACTAGTAAAATTAACAAACTCATCAGAATCAACTATTCGACGCGATCTAATTCAGCTAGAACAAGAAAAATTTCTTAAAAGAGTTCATGGAGGGGCACAAAGACTGCAAGGTAAGCTTCAAGAACCTAGCATGATTGAGAAATCTTCCAAAAACCTTCAGGAAAAACGTCAAATTTCTAAATATGCTGGAGGATTAGTCGAAGAAGGTGATTGTATTTATTTAGATGCCGGTTCGACCGTTTTTGAAATGATCCCGTATTTACCTACTAATATTGTAGTTGTGACGAATGGACTCATGCATGCGAATGAGCTTCTTGAAAAAAATATTAAAACATATTTAATAGGTGGATATGCAAAACCTACAACAAAAGCTTTTATAGGTAGAGGTGCTTTAGAAAGTCTCGGGCATTATCGTTTTGATAAATGTTTTATGGGCGTAAATGGAATTCACCATCAATTTGGATATACAACACCTGATCCAGAGGAAGCAATGGTCAAACAACTAGCTATTTCATTAACTAGAGAAGCATATGTCCTTGCTGATGAAACGAAATTTTCGGAAATTTCATTTGCAAAAATAGCAGATCTAAACGAGGCTTCTATAATTACAAATAAATTAGATCCAGATACAAAAGAGCAATTTATTAGTAAGACAAACATAAAGGTAGTGATATCGTGATCTATACATTAACTTTAAATCCATCTCTTGATTATATCTTAGAACTAGATCAGATAACCTTAGGTGATTTAAATCGTACAAAAAATGATTCGAAATTTCCTGGTGGAAAAGGCATTAATGTATCGCAAGTATTAAAGAAATTAGATGTTAATAGTAAAGCTCTTGGATTCATAGGTGGTTTTACCGGAGACTATATTGAAGAATTCTTAAGAACTTTAAAGATTGATACAGAGTTTGTAAGAGTTAAAGAGGATACAAGAATAAATGTAAAACTAAAGTCTATGACAGAAACAGAAATCAATGCAAAGGGCCCGAAAATCACTAGACAAAACTATGAAACTTTGAAAGAAAAGATTCGTGGACTTACAAGTGAAGATATCCTCGTATTAGCAGGTAGTATTCCATCGTCCATGCCAGCAAATACGTATGAAGAGCTTGTAGAAGTATGCAAGGAAAATAGGACTAAGTTTGTTGTGGATGCTGAGGGAGATTTATTACTGAATGTTCTTCCATTCCAACCATATCTTATAAAACCCAATCATCATGAGCTTGGAGAATTATTCAATACAGTCGTAACTACTGCTGAAGAGGTTATTCCCTATGGAAGAAAGCTTATAAAAAAAGGTGCTCGAAATGTTATCGTATCTCTTGCTGAAAATGGAGCAGTTCTTATTAATCAGGAATATGCATTAGTTGCAACTGCCCCAAAGGGAGAAGTGAAAAGCTCAGTTGGTGCAGGGGATTCAATGGTAGCTGGATTTATTGCAATGTTTGAAAAAACAAAAAGTGTTGAAGAAGCATTTCGTTTTAGTATTGCAGCTGGTAGTGCTACCGCGTTTTCATTTGGTTTATGCACGCGTGAACAGGTAGAAAATTTGCTACCTGAAATAAATATAGAGAGAATTTCATTCAAGGGGGATGGAATATGAAAATTATCGAGTTATTAACAAAAGATACAATTAATCTATCAATCAATAGCACGGAAAAAATGGATGCAATTGAAGAGTTAGTAAGTGTGCTGGACTCCGCTAACAAATTAAACGATAGGGCGGAATTTAAAAAGGCGATCTTAAAGAGAGAAGAACAAAGCACAACAGGGATTGGCGAGGGAATCGCCATTCCCCATGCAAAAACAAAAGCGGTAAAGCAAGCAGCTATTGCATTTGGAAGGTCAAGTAATGGAGTGGACTATGATTCCCTTGATGGTCAACCTTCACATCTTTTCTTTATGATTGCAGCACCAGAAGGGGCAAATAATACCCATTTAGAAGCACTTTCTAGGCTCTCTACTATATTGTTAAAACAAGAAGTACGCCAATTATTGCTAGAGGCAAATTCTGAAGATGATATATTAAATATTATTAATCGCTATGATCAAGAGGAAAAAGAAGAAAATCAATCCATGACGGATAAGAAACAATTTATTGTTGCAGTAACAGCTTGCCCTACGGGTATTGCTCACACGTATATGTCAGCAGATTCTTTAAAAGCAAAAGCTGAAGAAATGGGTGTCGCTATTAAGGTTGAGACAAACGGATCTGGTGGAGCAAAGAATGTTCTAACTGCTGATGAAATTGAAAACGCTATCGCCGTCATAGTAGCAGCAGATACGAATGTGGAGATGAATCGCTTTAATGGAAAACATGTAGTTGAAGCCGCAGTGGCAGACGGGATTCGTAAACCACAGCAATTAATTGAAAGAGCATTAAAGCAAGATGCACCGATTTATCATGGAAGCGGAAAGTCTAGTAATCAAAGTGAACAAAAAGGTAGAGGGGTCGGAGCAACAATCTATAAACATCTGATGAGTGGTGTTTCAAATATGCTTCCGTTTGTGATCGGCGGTGGTATTTTAATTGCTCTAGGTTTCTTATTCGGTGTAAATGCGCATAACCCAAAAGATCCTACTTATAATGTGCTTGCCGAAGCATTAAATATCATTGGCGGTGGAAATGCATTTGCCTTAATGATTCCTGTATTAGCAGGGTTTATTGCATTAAGTATTGCTGATCGACCAGGATTTGCAGCTGGTATGGTTGGTGGTATGATGGCAGCAAACAGTGGGGCTGGATTCTTAGGCGGTATGGTTGCCGGATTCTTAGCTGGATATGTCGTTGTTGGATTGAAAAAGGTATTGGCTGGACTTCCTAGTTCTTTAGAAGGAATCAAAACTATTTTGTTATTTCCGTTATTAGGTATTGCTATTACAGGTTTTATCATGCATTTTGTCGTTAATAATCCATTAAGTGCATTAAATACAGCAATTTCTAACTGGCTTACAGGTCTGGGTACAGGAAATGCAGTATTGTTAGGAATAGTATTAGGATTAATGATGGCTATTGATATGGGGGGCCCTGTAAATAAAGCCGCTTACTTATTCGGTACTGGATTAATTGCAAGCGGAGTCTATGAGCCAATGGCAGCAATTATGGCAGCAGGGATGGTTCCTCCATTAGGTATTGCTATTGCGACTACTTTATTTAAGCATAAATTTAGCAAGCAGGACAGAGATGCAGGTAAAGTAAACTATATTATGGGACTATCTTTTATAACCGAAGGTGCCATACCATTTGCAGCTGCTGATCCAATTCGAGTGATCCCTTCTTTAATGGTAGGTTCAGCTGTTGCGGGAGGCTTGTCAATGATGTTTCATATTGGACTTCGCGCACCACACGGTGGAGTTTTCGTATTTCCACTAGTTGAGGGTAGCTGGCTTCTATATTTGCTTGCGGTTGTCATCGGGGCAATTGTTTCGGCCGTATTAATAGGAGTCTTAAAAAAGCCTTTAACAGAATCACGCCAATAAAAAGCTAAAAGCATAAATTAAGTAAAGAAAATGAAGAGAGATACTTCTTTCAATATAGTGAGGAGTATACTCTCTTTTTTATGCGCTAAAAATCTTAATTTTATACAAATAGTTTAACAGTAGAAGCTAAATAAACAGACAACGGAAAAAAGTATGAAAACAAGCTGAGCTACTTCTGAAAAGGGTTGGGGTATTATATTTCCTCATCGATATATTGAAAGAATAAACTTTTTTTCTTAGTTTTCCATGTGGCTTTACAATGTTAAGATATATAAAATCGTATTATATTATTATCATTGATAGATGGTCTATGCACTTATAGTATGTTTATTTTGTCTTATCAATATTTAGTTCCTAAGAATGTGTTACAACGATAGAACCAAACATAAATATCTAATACTCGTAAATTATATTTTTTCGAAGAAAAGGTGATAATGATGATCGAAACAGAAAGATTATTACTTCGAAGATTTACAGAAGATGATGCTGAGTTTATTTTCAATCTCCTTAATGAGCCTGATTGGATCAAATATATCGGTGACAAAGGGATTAAAACCATTGAGGATGCAAAAAAGTATATCGAGCATAGCCTTATAAAAATGTATAATGATTTGGGATTTGGTTTGTATATAGTGATTTTAAAAGAATATGGAATACCTATTGGGATGTGTGGCTTAGTTAAGAGAAATGGATTAGAGGATGTTGATTTGGGTTTCGCTTTTTTGAAAGACTTTACAAGTAAAGGGTATGGATATGAATCAGCTCGGGCAGTCATGATCTATGCAAAAGCCGAATTAAATATACGTAGGCTCGCAGCCATTACAACTACCGATAATCATGCATCAGAAAATCTTTTATTAAAATTAGGATTTCAATTTGATTCATTAACAAAATTATCTCAAGATGCTGATCCATTAAAACTATTTATAAAAGAGCTATAAATTAAAAAGGCTTTTTAGGATTCGTTTTACTTTTAGGCTGTTTTCGTATCGTTTGTCACTTGTGTAAAAGATTTCTTAAAAAATAATTCTCCCTTCTAAATCGAAATTTGTTCAGCAAGGAGGTAAAGCCGAGAAATATATTAGATAGATTCGGTTTTGCTCACTACTATTCTCTAAGTAGAAATATTCGATCAGGAATAATGAAAGTACTATATTAAAAATAATAGCTAAAGATAAAAGCTGGAGTGATCCACACTCCAGCTTTAGTCTCATTTAAAATATTCTGGGTACGCCATTTTAGCAACTAATTCAACCGCTTCAGCAATTCTTGGGCCTGGGCGCGACATGATATCCGAGTCCAATTGATATACTCTATCCTTTTTAATCGCCTCTATTGTTTCCCATCCTTTACGAGCTTTGATTTCTGCTACAGGGCCTTCGATATAATCGACAGTTGTTGCAATGATTTCAGGATTCAGCTTGATGACTGTCTCTTCTGAAACCTTGATCCAACCTTCTTGATTCCCAAAGATATTCTCTACACCAGCTGTTTGGAGGATTTCTTGTTGGAATGTGTTTTTGCCTGTTGAATAAATATCAGGAGATGGGCTTATTTCAAAATATACGCGTTTTGGTTTTTCGATATTTTTTAATTTATTTTCGATATCATTTATATGAGTGCGAATATTGGTAATAAGTTCTTCCCCTTTTTCTTTCACACCCATTACTTCTGAAATTTGTTGGATATCACCATAAACATCCTCAAAGGAAGAAGCAGATTGTATGACAAATACAGGAATGCCTGCATCTTCAATTGGTTTTAAGGCATTTTCATCTCCGATTGTATAAGCAATGACAATGTCTGGTTTTAGTGCAATAATTTTTTCTGTATTAATGGTAACAGAGTCCGATACACGTTCAATTTTACTTGCTTGCTCTGGATAATTATCATATTCCGTTGCGCCAATTACTTTATCTCCAGCTCCAAGGGCAAAAAGAATTTCAGTATTACTAGGCTGCAATGAAATGACCGTTTCAGGAGCTTTTTTGAAGGAAACTTCTTTGCCAGTATCATCCTTCACGGTATACGCTTTTACTTGTTCAGGTGTATCCTCTTTTTTAGGTTCATTGCTGCTCTGACCCGATTGGCAGCCTGCTAAGAAAATGATTAACATTATAGCTGTTAGCCAATGAAACAAATGATATTTCTTCAAGTTATTTCCCTACTTTCTTTTTTATCGGTCTTATTGGATAAGATTTACTGACAAATTGGATTTCTTCAACACCTTTATCCTTGTTTACATAGACCGCCATGTAAAATAGGACATTAGCTAGTAGATTCGTATAATTGAATAAGATATCCGGAACCTCTCTTTCAAGACTTACCTTATGTAAAGCACGAACGGACTTTTTTGCCTCACTTCTACATACATGTAGAGCACATGCAGCAGCCGTCCCTTGTGGAAGTACAAATCGATCAATGCGACCATCTGTTTCCGTAACATAAAAATCATACATGCTGCTTAGATGATTTAAATCTTCCTCGCTAATGGCAAGCTTTCCGCGTACAGATCCATTTAGATGATAGGCCATTGGAAGCAAGTACATTAAATCTTCATAAACAATAGGAATATCCTTTGTTAAGGAAGCAGCTTGTCCAATACGCGTTGTTAATGAATCTGTTCTAATTTCGAAATCAACGGTTGAAGCGGATTCGCGCATAAAGGGATAGCATAAATAACGTAAGTCTTTTTTTACCATGTCTTTTTCTCCTAATCTTAAATATTTTAAATGCTTACCTCATAACACTTCAGAAAAAATTCGTCTGGTTTCGATCTATATAGTTTCATAACGAGGAGATCAATATACTATGTAAAATAGAACACAAAAAAAACCGCCCAGATAGAATTTGGCCGGCGGGAAAATGATCCTTTATTAAACGATATGAAGAACCAATCGAGCTGCCATAAAATCTCTTATCTTCCGAAGAGCATGTTACGTTCAAGAATAGGCAGGTCTCCTGGCTTGTGCGTCATTTTACTTTAAGAACCTTCCCGTTTTCGATGTTGCAAACAGTGGTTTGCTTCTTATTTCATCGGCACTTACAGTTGCGGAAACAGCTTCGGTATCACACCGAATTCCCTATTAATGCTAATATCTTAGCAACCTATTCCCTGCAGGTATTCACTTACTACAAGTGTACAATGAAGAGAGTGAATAATGAAGCATTTTTTTATACTCTGAATAGGTTGACATTTTCCTTTCGTAAATATATAATCTTCTACAATCAAAATATGGAAATCAATGATCGGAAGGAAATGATAAGTCCTTGATTATAGAGAGCGTTTGGTTGGTGGAAAAACGCATCAAGGTTATCATGGTGACATCCGTAAGTGCTGAAAGAAATGCTTAAAGGCAAAGTAGAATCAGACGGTACCACTCGTTATGTGGCATGAGAGGCTGGTAAAAAGGCAATCTGGGTGGTACCACGGAATACATTCGTCCCTATGTTTATATAGGGGCGAATTTTTTTTTGATTATTTATTAATGAAAAGGAGGAAGTCAAAATGATTCGAATAGTAACGACGGAAACGCCTTATAAGGTTGGGGAAACGGTAAAATTATCGGGTTGGGTTCATAAACAACGTTATTTATCAAAAGTTACCTTCCTGCTACTTCGTGATAGAGGTGGAATTATTCAATGTATTTTGGAGAAAGAATGGTTAAATTTCCGAGTAGAAAACGAATCGATTGTTGAGATAATCGGGGACGTTGTTGAATCAAAGAAACAAAAATTAGGCGTAGAAATACATGTGAGAAACATTAGAGTGATCAATAAATGTCAAAAGGCGATCCCTTTTGAAATCAATCAATCGGAATTGAAAGCAGGAA contains:
- a CDS encoding RAxF-45 family protein gives rise to the protein MLNQAVLVCGYWTEFLYFNRAKFAVKAVNGIRMPFFNNLIANLKR
- the abc-f gene encoding ribosomal protection-like ABC-F family protein, coding for MIACSVNQVKKMYGGSYIFEDITFEIQDKDRVGLVGRNGSGKTTLLKLLSGKETPDSGQIHWKKGVQIGYLAQIPDFQSQSTTKDVLRTAFVDLLQVEEKMKKLEMEMSSEPNGERLEKLIKDYGDLQDNFTLNGGYEIDANIEKIVNGLNINDLINEQISTLSGGEKTKVCLALTLLKNPDLLLLDEPTNHLDLMAVEWLGSFLRDYSGTVVIVSHDRYFLDEAVNKILDLEDGEISCYHTNFSGFVKEKEEKLLREFRAYEEQQKKIKKMKEAIKRLRDWANRANPPNEGLHKRARNMERALERMEKLSRPVLNHKKMNLEMESSDRSGNDVIILKEVSKQFADQLLFKNVTMDVKFQERVAIVGENGTGKSTLLKLILRQIDADEGEVRIGSNVKIGYLSQHLFSNNDDETIIEAFRNEVRVTEGEARHILARFLFYGHMVFRKVSQLSGGERMRLRLAQLMYQDINLLILDEPTNHLDIESREVLEDALEDYNGTILAVSHDRYFLNKLFKKIYWIESREVHCFEGDYNWAREKMMLRKSKIQQPVIVENKKEASLLRKPPKQTNLKDENLEMELEELERKISELEARLGETQELEYLQTLFIEKEKLEKQWEELYEQLMNKGEN
- a CDS encoding serine hydrolase domain-containing protein, with amino-acid sequence MQRTYWPTTEWQTVDPEELKINTKKLSELTSIIKTEYGNINGIVIVKKGFIAYEKYFNGYDQHDAHHVASVTKSIISALIGIAIDNGFIKNVDQKVLDFFPEYDSGPFDTTKREITIRHLLTMTAPYSFDDWQEPLDKMCMQPDWVKYTLDILGQKGRIGPFKYSTAGAHLLSAIITRSTGKNAREFANEHLFSPLGMKEIPDYEMQAFGFEDLFGKNVKGWVKDPTNNSTGGWGLTLNPRDMARVGYLYLSQGIWDNTQIISEKWIKESTAMNPHKYGYLWWLHDENGMYAYAAQGDGGNIICCIPEKDLVIAIASEFIINARDRWNLIKEHILPAVGTGGQVHCPTTTQDFE
- a CDS encoding MerR family transcriptional regulator: MLSIGEFSKICGVSTKTLRYYDEIGLIKPDEINPENGYRFYSINQLKKMLFINRMKSYQFSLEEIKTIVELEEDQLEEKLCSALNHKRKEIQVKIGTLEDTLKQINKDVLNIENGRSIMSIVDDIEVQLVETQPMNILYIRQMMTSDDYAQGYGAHFSRLYERIATENLTLLGMPITFYHSPEYNPAGNDTEFAIPIAEPVMGTREMPGGLCAKSVLKGPYSELTAVYARLREWIEDEKYELVKSPYEVYMTDPNQTDVPEGMITEVYFPVKKK
- a CDS encoding DeoR/GlpR family DNA-binding transcription regulator, with the translated sequence MLEPERHQIILEALKIKNSVTLQELVKLTNSSESTIRRDLIQLEQEKFLKRVHGGAQRLQGKLQEPSMIEKSSKNLQEKRQISKYAGGLVEEGDCIYLDAGSTVFEMIPYLPTNIVVVTNGLMHANELLEKNIKTYLIGGYAKPTTKAFIGRGALESLGHYRFDKCFMGVNGIHHQFGYTTPDPEEAMVKQLAISLTREAYVLADETKFSEISFAKIADLNEASIITNKLDPDTKEQFISKTNIKVVIS
- the pfkB gene encoding 1-phosphofructokinase; this encodes MIYTLTLNPSLDYILELDQITLGDLNRTKNDSKFPGGKGINVSQVLKKLDVNSKALGFIGGFTGDYIEEFLRTLKIDTEFVRVKEDTRINVKLKSMTETEINAKGPKITRQNYETLKEKIRGLTSEDILVLAGSIPSSMPANTYEELVEVCKENRTKFVVDAEGDLLLNVLPFQPYLIKPNHHELGELFNTVVTTAEEVIPYGRKLIKKGARNVIVSLAENGAVLINQEYALVATAPKGEVKSSVGAGDSMVAGFIAMFEKTKSVEEAFRFSIAAGSATAFSFGLCTREQVENLLPEINIERISFKGDGI
- a CDS encoding PTS fructose transporter subunit IIABC; this translates as MKIIELLTKDTINLSINSTEKMDAIEELVSVLDSANKLNDRAEFKKAILKREEQSTTGIGEGIAIPHAKTKAVKQAAIAFGRSSNGVDYDSLDGQPSHLFFMIAAPEGANNTHLEALSRLSTILLKQEVRQLLLEANSEDDILNIINRYDQEEKEENQSMTDKKQFIVAVTACPTGIAHTYMSADSLKAKAEEMGVAIKVETNGSGGAKNVLTADEIENAIAVIVAADTNVEMNRFNGKHVVEAAVADGIRKPQQLIERALKQDAPIYHGSGKSSNQSEQKGRGVGATIYKHLMSGVSNMLPFVIGGGILIALGFLFGVNAHNPKDPTYNVLAEALNIIGGGNAFALMIPVLAGFIALSIADRPGFAAGMVGGMMAANSGAGFLGGMVAGFLAGYVVVGLKKVLAGLPSSLEGIKTILLFPLLGIAITGFIMHFVVNNPLSALNTAISNWLTGLGTGNAVLLGIVLGLMMAIDMGGPVNKAAYLFGTGLIASGVYEPMAAIMAAGMVPPLGIAIATTLFKHKFSKQDRDAGKVNYIMGLSFITEGAIPFAAADPIRVIPSLMVGSAVAGGLSMMFHIGLRAPHGGVFVFPLVEGSWLLYLLAVVIGAIVSAVLIGVLKKPLTESRQ